A genome region from Mesorhizobium sp. B2-1-8 includes the following:
- a CDS encoding amino acid ABC transporter permease — MNLDFHVLVRFEYALLLGLWTTLKLTLVCVALGCALGFLLGLSRTSPSRLLRAVSSVYVEFFRGTPVLIQLFWIFFCLPLLLGIELSNFVSGVIALSLYMGAITSETFRASLKSVGKEQIDACVALGLPRWTQITSVVLPQAVLRAIPTLLSNCISLFKESALVSAVGMADLMFVGQNISNNTAHPVEVLTVVALIYFVIAFPLTRAVTLIERRILTKLAI; from the coding sequence ATGAACCTCGATTTTCACGTTCTGGTGCGGTTCGAATATGCGCTCTTGCTTGGCCTGTGGACGACGCTCAAGCTGACGCTGGTTTGCGTCGCTCTGGGCTGTGCACTTGGCTTTCTGCTCGGCCTGTCCAGGACATCCCCCAGCCGCCTGCTGCGCGCGGTATCCAGCGTCTATGTCGAGTTTTTTCGTGGCACGCCGGTTCTCATCCAGCTGTTCTGGATTTTCTTCTGCCTGCCGCTGCTGCTAGGCATTGAGCTCTCCAACTTTGTTTCAGGAGTCATCGCGCTCTCGCTCTATATGGGTGCGATCACGAGCGAGACGTTTCGCGCGTCCCTGAAATCGGTCGGCAAGGAGCAGATCGACGCCTGCGTGGCACTGGGGCTGCCGCGCTGGACCCAGATCACCAGCGTTGTTCTGCCCCAAGCGGTGCTGCGGGCCATCCCAACCCTGTTGTCAAACTGCATCAGCCTCTTCAAGGAAAGCGCGCTGGTCTCGGCGGTAGGCATGGCCGACCTGATGTTCGTCGGCCAGAACATTTCGAACAATACCGCGCATCCCGTCGAGGTTTTGACTGTAGTCGCCCTGATCTACTTCGTCATCGCCTTCCCGCTGACCCGCGCCGTGACGCTCATCGAGCGCCGCATTCTGACCAAACTCGCCATCTGA
- a CDS encoding amino acid ABC transporter permease, with amino-acid sequence MNYSFDLQAVTRNLPPLFDGLVVTLQLTIAANLIGLTLGFVVALLIMSRWAVIRLPATLFVEFFRCTPAIVQIVWFFYCVPMLFNVFLGSMTMGILALGFNLTAFNAEAYRASIQAVPREQIDAGIALGLNPWQRILYIVLPTAFRASVPVLLTNGIVIFQQSALVAIVAVQDLMYQGKTLATETYRPIETFTVVALIYFAVSFPVTQIVGYLERRREAMAS; translated from the coding sequence GTGAATTATTCCTTCGATCTGCAGGCTGTCACACGCAACCTGCCCCCCCTTTTCGACGGGTTGGTTGTGACGCTCCAGCTGACGATAGCTGCAAATCTCATCGGGCTGACGCTCGGCTTCGTGGTTGCCTTGCTGATTATGAGCCGCTGGGCAGTGATCCGGCTCCCGGCGACACTGTTTGTCGAATTCTTCCGCTGCACGCCGGCAATCGTTCAGATAGTCTGGTTTTTCTATTGCGTGCCGATGCTGTTCAACGTGTTTCTCGGCTCGATGACCATGGGAATTTTGGCCCTCGGTTTTAACCTGACCGCGTTCAACGCCGAGGCTTACAGAGCCTCGATCCAGGCAGTTCCTCGCGAGCAGATTGACGCCGGCATCGCGCTCGGTCTCAATCCCTGGCAGCGCATCCTCTACATCGTGCTGCCAACTGCATTCCGGGCATCGGTGCCCGTACTGCTGACCAACGGCATCGTCATTTTCCAGCAAAGCGCGCTGGTGGCGATCGTCGCGGTTCAAGACCTCATGTATCAGGGCAAGACGCTCGCCACCGAAACATATCGGCCGATCGAGACTTTTACCGTCGTGGCGCTGATCTATTTCGCCGTCTCGTTTCCGGTCACGCAGATCGTCGGCTATCTCGAGCGTCGACGCGAAGCGATGGCAAGCTGA
- a CDS encoding amino acid ABC transporter ATP-binding protein, translating to MPATENAALVRVSDLHKGYGPNLQVLKGLNIEMKAGERLVVIGPSGGGKSTLLRVLMGLERIDSGSITFGGKSYITSSAPAHKTAIDHKVRRSIGMVFQHYTLFPHLNVLQNLILAPCKVRGETKAVATERATALLTRFGLEPKIAAYPAQLSGGQKQRVAIARALMLDPKLMLFDEVTSALDPELVGEVEQVILQLARQNMPMMIVTHDMWFAKNIASRVLFCAGGVIVEDGPPEQVLGSPKEERTKDFIDRVFHIRQ from the coding sequence ATGCCTGCAACCGAGAATGCGGCTCTCGTGAGGGTCAGTGACCTGCACAAGGGCTATGGCCCGAATCTGCAGGTCCTCAAAGGCCTGAATATCGAAATGAAGGCGGGCGAGCGCCTTGTCGTCATCGGTCCGAGCGGTGGTGGAAAAAGTACACTACTGCGCGTGCTGATGGGATTGGAACGTATCGACAGCGGCTCGATCACCTTCGGCGGCAAGTCTTACATCACCTCGTCGGCGCCGGCGCACAAGACAGCAATCGACCACAAGGTTCGTCGATCGATCGGTATGGTATTTCAGCACTATACGCTGTTTCCCCACCTCAACGTTCTGCAAAACCTCATTCTTGCACCCTGCAAGGTCCGCGGTGAGACCAAGGCTGTGGCCACGGAGCGAGCGACCGCACTTTTGACGCGTTTTGGCCTGGAGCCGAAGATCGCGGCCTACCCAGCGCAGCTTTCCGGTGGCCAGAAACAGCGCGTGGCCATCGCCCGAGCCCTGATGCTTGACCCCAAGCTGATGCTGTTTGACGAAGTGACATCGGCGCTCGACCCGGAACTGGTCGGCGAGGTAGAACAAGTGATCCTGCAGCTCGCCAGGCAGAACATGCCGATGATGATCGTGACCCACGACATGTGGTTCGCCAAGAACATCGCTTCGCGCGTGCTCTTCTGCGCCGGCGGCGTCATCGTCGAGGACGGTCCACCCGAACAAGTACTCGGCTCTCCCAAGGAAGAGCGCACCAAGGACTTCATCGACCGCGTTTTCCACATCAGGCAGTAG
- a CDS encoding substrate-binding periplasmic protein, with product MLMKMLSSALRALPALALMTGISTGAAHAQATEGYWQKVQQAGVLRCGAAVAPPYIMRDPASGEYSGFFADLCREFADALKVKPEFVDTTWDNIVAGLQAGKWDMSLALNRTPARAMAVNFSIPAMEYQISLAYNKDNSKIPANPASIADIDKPDVTLAVMSGTAQDKAISAAVKKAQILRLPGNDETRLAVTSKRADILVDASDTNQLFTQSNPSWAVAYNPTPALAKQGVAFGLPHDLSFSDVEVVNIFLEEKVATGEVDALIHKAVDEVLKAGN from the coding sequence ATGCTCATGAAAATGCTCTCGTCCGCACTGCGGGCGCTGCCTGCCTTGGCACTCATGACTGGTATTTCGACAGGCGCCGCGCATGCCCAGGCTACCGAAGGCTATTGGCAAAAGGTGCAGCAGGCCGGCGTCTTGCGATGTGGCGCTGCGGTCGCCCCTCCCTACATCATGCGCGATCCGGCGAGCGGGGAATATTCCGGATTTTTTGCCGACCTGTGCCGTGAATTCGCCGACGCGCTGAAGGTCAAGCCAGAATTCGTCGACACCACCTGGGACAACATCGTCGCCGGGCTGCAGGCAGGCAAATGGGATATGTCGCTGGCCCTAAACCGCACGCCGGCCAGGGCAATGGCGGTGAACTTCTCGATTCCGGCGATGGAGTACCAGATCTCGCTGGCCTACAACAAAGACAACAGCAAGATCCCTGCAAATCCCGCTTCGATCGCCGATATCGACAAGCCAGATGTCACGCTAGCCGTGATGTCGGGAACTGCCCAGGACAAGGCCATTTCTGCCGCGGTGAAGAAGGCGCAGATCCTGCGCCTGCCGGGCAATGATGAAACCCGTCTTGCTGTTACCTCGAAGCGCGCGGACATCCTGGTCGACGCTTCCGATACCAACCAGCTGTTCACCCAGTCCAATCCGAGTTGGGCCGTGGCCTACAACCCCACGCCGGCGCTTGCCAAGCAAGGCGTGGCGTTCGGCTTGCCGCACGATCTGTCGTTCTCCGACGTCGAAGTCGTCAACATCTTCCTGGAGGAGAAAGTCGCCACGGGTGAGGTCGATGCGCTCATCCACAAGGCCGTCGATGAGGTCCTGAAGGCCGGGAACTGA
- a CDS encoding GntR family transcriptional regulator, which translates to MTAEVETKRAKGAGWKEVYDTLRTEILSLTMAPGHLLDETTLSERFGLSRSPVREALIRLSGEELVVTLPNRSTIVAPIEIATFPKYVEALDIAQRMNTRLAAELRTEADLKAIARRQREFEAAVKSGDHLVMSETNKQFHMAIARAGRNPYLASFYERLLDQGRRMLHMHFEFLERTHEGYLLTDEHHLMLASIKARDVDRADSLAHAHTRQFRDNFINFMKENYTTEVSLGHFRETA; encoded by the coding sequence TTGACCGCAGAAGTCGAAACGAAGCGTGCCAAGGGCGCCGGCTGGAAAGAGGTCTACGACACGCTGCGGACCGAAATCCTGTCGCTGACCATGGCCCCGGGTCACCTGCTCGATGAAACGACGCTGTCGGAGCGATTTGGTCTATCGCGCTCACCAGTGCGCGAAGCGCTGATCAGGCTCTCAGGCGAGGAATTGGTGGTCACGCTGCCCAACCGCAGCACGATAGTCGCGCCGATCGAGATCGCCACGTTCCCCAAATATGTCGAGGCCCTCGATATCGCTCAACGCATGAATACGCGGCTGGCCGCCGAACTGCGGACAGAGGCCGATCTGAAGGCAATTGCGCGGCGCCAGCGGGAATTCGAGGCCGCCGTGAAATCCGGCGATCATCTCGTCATGTCGGAAACCAACAAGCAATTCCACATGGCAATCGCTCGTGCCGGCCGCAATCCCTATTTGGCCTCGTTCTATGAGCGGCTTCTGGATCAGGGTCGGCGGATGCTCCACATGCATTTTGAGTTTCTGGAGAGAACCCATGAAGGCTATCTCCTCACCGATGAGCACCATCTGATGCTGGCGTCGATCAAAGCCAGGGATGTCGATCGCGCCGACAGCCTCGCGCATGCGCACACGCGCCAGTTCAGGGACAACTTCATCAACTTCATGAAGGAGAACTACACGACCGAAGTGTCTCTGGGGCACTTCCGGGAAACGGCATAA
- a CDS encoding Lrp/AsnC family transcriptional regulator translates to MDALDERLVTLLRHDARRSISDLAVDLGVSRATVRARMERLERSGEIIGYTVVLRADAVDQRMRGVMMIEIEGHAADRVIRALGGFPEVSTVHTTNGRWDLVVELGTASLTDFDAVLRRIRLIPGITGSETSLLLATPRTTRARLT, encoded by the coding sequence ATGGATGCGTTGGACGAACGGCTGGTGACGCTGCTGCGGCATGATGCGCGGCGCAGCATTTCCGATCTCGCGGTCGATCTGGGCGTCTCGCGCGCGACGGTGCGGGCGCGCATGGAGCGGCTCGAAAGATCGGGCGAGATCATCGGCTATACGGTAGTGCTGCGCGCCGATGCGGTCGACCAGCGGATGCGCGGCGTCATGATGATCGAGATCGAGGGCCATGCCGCGGATCGCGTCATCAGGGCGCTCGGCGGCTTTCCCGAGGTCTCCACCGTTCACACCACCAACGGCCGCTGGGACCTTGTGGTCGAACTCGGCACCGCCTCGCTGACCGATTTCGATGCGGTGCTGCGCCGCATCAGGCTGATCCCCGGCATTACCGGCAGCGAAACCAGCCTTCTCCTGGCCACGCCCAGGACGACGAGGGCGCGACTCACTTAG
- a CDS encoding ornithine cyclodeaminase translates to MSQPSRLAIVPFVSVDRMMKLVHAIGVERFLTELAAYIEKDFRRWELFDKTPRIASHSHDGVIELMPTSDGRLYGFKYVNGHPKNMREGRQTVTAFGVLADVGSGYPMLLTEMTILTALRTAATSALAAKYLAPKGSRVMAIIGNGAQSEFQAIAFKALTGIDRLRLYDIDRQASEKCARNLAGKGFDITICSTGQDAVEGVDIITTVTADKQYATILTDNMVGTGVHINAVGGDCPGKTELHRDILLRSDIFVEFPPQTRVEGEIQQLDADHPVTELWQVMTGQAEGRKAPEQITLFDSVGFATEDFSALRYVRDQLQATGLYEELDLLADPDEPRDLFGMLERAAMQPAG, encoded by the coding sequence ATGAGCCAGCCTTCGCGCCTTGCCATCGTCCCTTTCGTCAGCGTCGACCGCATGATGAAGCTGGTGCACGCCATCGGCGTCGAGCGCTTCCTCACCGAGCTCGCCGCCTATATCGAGAAGGATTTCCGCCGCTGGGAGCTGTTCGACAAGACGCCGCGCATCGCCTCGCACAGCCATGACGGCGTCATCGAGCTGATGCCGACCAGCGACGGCCGGCTCTACGGCTTCAAATATGTCAACGGCCATCCGAAGAACATGCGCGAGGGCCGCCAGACGGTCACCGCCTTCGGCGTGCTCGCCGATGTCGGCTCCGGATATCCGATGCTGCTCACTGAAATGACGATCCTGACGGCGCTGCGCACCGCGGCCACCTCTGCCCTCGCGGCCAAATATCTGGCGCCTAAGGGATCGCGCGTCATGGCCATCATCGGCAACGGTGCCCAGTCCGAATTCCAAGCCATCGCCTTCAAGGCGCTCACCGGCATCGACCGGCTGCGGCTTTACGACATCGACCGCCAGGCTTCGGAAAAATGCGCCCGCAACCTCGCCGGCAAGGGTTTCGACATCACCATCTGTTCGACCGGCCAGGATGCGGTGGAAGGCGTCGACATCATCACCACGGTGACGGCCGACAAGCAGTACGCCACCATTCTCACCGACAACATGGTCGGCACCGGCGTCCACATCAACGCGGTCGGCGGCGACTGCCCCGGCAAGACCGAGTTGCATCGCGACATCCTGCTGCGCTCCGACATCTTCGTCGAGTTCCCGCCGCAGACGCGCGTCGAGGGCGAGATCCAACAGCTCGACGCCGACCATCCGGTGACCGAGCTGTGGCAGGTGATGACCGGCCAGGCTGAGGGCCGCAAGGCGCCCGAACAGATCACGCTGTTCGATTCCGTCGGCTTCGCCACCGAGGATTTTTCGGCGCTGCGCTATGTCCGCGACCAGCTCCAGGCGACCGGCCTCTACGAGGAGCTCGACCTGCTCGCCGACCCCGACGAGCCGCGCGACCTGTTCGGCATGCTGGAGAGGGCGGCAATGCAGCCGGCGGGTTGA
- a CDS encoding substrate-binding domain-containing protein, with product MQRRTFLNASVAWMAMAIATPVLFSGQARADAMADAMAVVQKYAQKVTAWDGPTTGPKAQPGKTIVILAGDLKNGGILGVTTGVEEAAKAIGWEVKVIDGAGSIGGRTAAFGQAMALKPNGIVINGFDAVEQAPALEQAKAAGIPLVSWHAGPVIGPDERAGVFANVSTDAMQVSTAAADWAYADAKGKPGVVIFTDSTYAIAIAKADKMKAEIERLGGKVLEYVDTPIAETSQRMPQLTTSLLQKYGDAWTHSLAINDLYFDFMGPSLAAAGKAGTDAPINVAAGDGSESAYQRIRAGQFQKVTVAEPLNLQGWQLVDELNRAMAGEKWSGYLSPLHVVTADNVEFDGGPNNSFDPGNGYRDEYKKIWGK from the coding sequence ATGCAACGCAGGACATTTTTAAACGCTTCCGTCGCCTGGATGGCGATGGCCATCGCTACTCCGGTTCTGTTCTCCGGTCAGGCGAGGGCGGACGCGATGGCTGATGCCATGGCGGTTGTGCAGAAGTATGCCCAGAAGGTCACGGCCTGGGACGGTCCGACCACTGGGCCGAAGGCGCAGCCCGGCAAGACCATCGTCATTTTGGCCGGCGACCTCAAAAACGGCGGCATTCTCGGCGTCACCACCGGTGTTGAGGAAGCCGCCAAAGCGATCGGCTGGGAGGTCAAGGTCATCGACGGCGCCGGCTCGATTGGCGGCCGCACCGCCGCTTTCGGCCAGGCGATGGCGCTGAAGCCCAACGGCATTGTCATCAACGGTTTCGACGCCGTCGAGCAGGCGCCGGCACTGGAGCAGGCCAAGGCCGCCGGCATTCCGCTGGTGTCCTGGCATGCCGGCCCGGTGATCGGACCTGATGAAAGAGCCGGCGTCTTCGCCAACGTGTCGACCGACGCCATGCAGGTGTCCACCGCCGCCGCCGACTGGGCCTATGCCGACGCCAAGGGCAAGCCCGGCGTCGTCATCTTCACCGACTCGACCTATGCGATTGCCATCGCCAAGGCCGACAAGATGAAGGCCGAGATCGAGCGGCTTGGCGGTAAGGTGCTCGAATATGTCGACACGCCGATCGCCGAGACTTCGCAGCGCATGCCACAGCTGACGACCTCACTGCTGCAGAAATACGGCGATGCCTGGACGCATTCGTTGGCCATCAACGACCTCTATTTCGATTTCATGGGTCCTTCGCTCGCGGCTGCCGGCAAGGCCGGCACCGATGCGCCGATCAATGTCGCCGCCGGCGACGGCTCGGAATCAGCCTATCAGCGCATCCGCGCCGGCCAGTTTCAGAAGGTGACGGTGGCCGAGCCGCTCAACCTGCAGGGCTGGCAGTTGGTCGACGAACTGAACCGCGCCATGGCCGGCGAAAAATGGTCTGGCTATCTGTCGCCGCTGCATGTGGTGACGGCCGACAATGTCGAGTTCGACGGCGGCCCCAACAATTCGTTTGATCCTGGTAACGGCTACCGCGACGAGTACAAGAAAATCTGGGGCAAATAG
- a CDS encoding SMP-30/gluconolactonase/LRE family protein: MSDYEILDDRFGKLIIGHAKLERLWTGSRWAEGPVYVPSAKHLLWSDIPNDRLLRYDETDGSVSVFETPCNNQNGHTLDREGRVVGCEHRGRRVSRLEHDGRWQALIESVDGKRFNSPNDVVVKSDGTIWFTDPVYGIDSHYEGKIANPEIGGSHVYRFDEAAGELTTVITDRVQPNGLAFSPDEKILYVSDTGASHVPGLPRAIHAYGLADNGRSVRASDIFAECRAGMFDGFRVDRDGNIWSSSADSVRVYAPDGTLIGRVLVPELVSNLCFGGPKRNRLYITAQTSLYAIYVNAHPAGVGPVAGDISR; this comes from the coding sequence ATGAGCGACTACGAGATTCTGGACGACCGTTTCGGCAAGCTGATCATCGGCCATGCCAAGCTCGAACGGTTGTGGACCGGCAGCCGCTGGGCGGAAGGTCCTGTCTATGTGCCATCGGCAAAGCATTTGCTGTGGTCTGACATCCCCAACGACCGGCTGCTGCGCTACGACGAAACCGACGGCTCCGTCAGTGTCTTCGAGACGCCATGCAACAACCAGAACGGCCACACACTTGATCGCGAAGGCCGCGTCGTCGGCTGCGAGCATCGCGGGCGCCGGGTCTCCCGGCTCGAGCATGACGGCCGCTGGCAGGCCCTGATCGAAAGCGTCGATGGCAAGCGGTTCAATTCGCCCAACGATGTGGTGGTCAAATCCGACGGAACGATCTGGTTCACCGACCCCGTCTACGGCATCGATAGCCACTATGAGGGCAAGATCGCCAATCCAGAGATCGGTGGCTCTCACGTCTACCGATTTGACGAGGCCGCGGGCGAACTGACCACTGTCATCACCGATAGGGTGCAGCCGAACGGTCTCGCCTTCTCACCCGACGAGAAGATACTCTATGTCTCGGACACCGGCGCCAGCCATGTGCCGGGCCTGCCGCGCGCCATCCACGCGTATGGACTCGCTGACAACGGCCGCTCGGTTCGGGCAAGTGACATTTTTGCAGAATGTCGAGCCGGCATGTTCGATGGGTTCCGCGTCGATCGCGACGGAAACATCTGGTCGTCCAGCGCCGACTCGGTGCGGGTTTACGCACCGGACGGGACACTGATCGGCCGGGTGCTGGTTCCTGAACTGGTCTCCAATCTCTGTTTCGGCGGCCCCAAGCGCAACCGCCTCTACATCACTGCGCAGACATCGCTCTACGCCATCTACGTCAACGCCCATCCGGCCGGGGTTGGCCCGGTTGCCGGAGATATCAGTCGGTGA
- a CDS encoding ABC transporter permease, giving the protein MQSIESSALEPTRGEMASLSMRQKIARLLPVYGLVILTVLLILLFSILLPNTFPTLLNLRSIISDKAIIALLSLAAMIPMASGRIDLTVGYGIVLWHILAISLQTMFGFPWPLAVLIVLLLGAATGFLNGLLVEVARIDSFIATLGTGTVLYALALWHTGGRQVVGVLPNGFYALNGTMVFGLPITGLYVLAIAVALWIILEYLPIGRYVYAIGANPKAAALNGIPVRRFVIGAFVSSGFLTALTGVLLASKLRIGQASVGLEYLLPALVGAFLGSTTIKPGRVNVWGTMTGVIILAVGISGIQQFGGSFFVEPLFNGVTLLVAIGIAGYAQRKRGAAQHVRIRNAQPPAE; this is encoded by the coding sequence ATGCAATCGATCGAATCCAGCGCGCTTGAGCCGACCCGCGGTGAGATGGCCAGCCTATCCATGAGGCAGAAGATCGCCCGGCTTTTGCCTGTCTACGGGCTGGTGATCTTGACCGTGCTGTTGATCCTGCTGTTCTCGATCCTGCTGCCGAACACCTTTCCGACGCTGCTCAATCTGCGTTCGATCATTTCCGACAAGGCGATCATTGCGCTGTTGTCACTGGCTGCGATGATACCGATGGCGTCGGGTCGCATCGACCTGACAGTCGGCTATGGCATCGTCTTGTGGCACATCCTCGCCATCAGCCTGCAGACAATGTTCGGCTTCCCATGGCCGCTAGCGGTGCTGATTGTGTTGCTGCTCGGAGCCGCGACCGGCTTCCTCAACGGCCTGCTGGTCGAAGTCGCCCGCATCGATTCCTTCATCGCCACGCTCGGCACCGGCACCGTGCTCTATGCACTGGCGCTCTGGCACACGGGCGGCAGGCAAGTCGTTGGCGTTTTGCCCAACGGTTTTTATGCGCTTAACGGCACCATGGTGTTCGGGCTGCCAATCACCGGCCTCTATGTCTTGGCCATCGCCGTCGCGCTGTGGATCATCCTCGAATACCTGCCGATCGGCCGTTACGTTTACGCCATCGGCGCCAATCCAAAGGCTGCGGCGCTGAATGGCATTCCTGTGCGCCGCTTCGTCATCGGCGCCTTCGTCTCCTCGGGTTTCCTGACGGCGCTGACCGGCGTGCTGCTTGCCTCCAAACTGCGCATCGGCCAAGCGAGCGTTGGTTTGGAATATCTGCTGCCGGCGCTTGTCGGCGCCTTTCTCGGCTCGACCACCATCAAGCCTGGGCGCGTCAATGTCTGGGGCACGATGACCGGCGTCATCATCCTGGCCGTCGGCATTTCCGGCATCCAGCAGTTTGGCGGCTCCTTTTTCGTCGAGCCGCTGTTCAACGGGGTGACACTGCTCGTCGCCATCGGCATCGCCGGCTACGCCCAACGTAAGCGCGGTGCCGCCCAGCACGTCAGGATCAGGAACGCCCAGCCACCCGCGGAGTAA
- a CDS encoding sugar ABC transporter ATP-binding protein has product MAHEKLIEFKSITKEFGGTRALSDVTLDVGKGEILALLGENGAGKSTLIKTLAGIYRPDGGQILFCGEPYHHHPPRPNQRQPVAFIHQDLGLIEWMTVGENVGLAQGFSLRSGLIDWRATEERAREALKLVGCDFDPTTRVQDLTRTEKSLVAIARALATEADVLVLDEPTASLPADEVERLFDAIRPLKQRGVGMIYVSHRLDEIFRIADRVAVLRDGRLIGQKQVADTRPEELVEMIVGRPVSQVFSKVETEAGETICAVRDLVCVGAGPVSFEVRKGELLGLVGLRGAGQELVGRALFGCQPFAGTVTIRGATPDLSSPIAAMASGVGLIARDRTEESIAASLSIRENSFLNPGAGMRGLFSFLAPHKEAALAQAIGASVGLRPNDPNLPIEALSGGNQQKVVVGRWLHTGRTLLIAEDPTAGVDVGAKAEIYRLIGHALEAGLAVVVVSTDFEEIAHICHRALVFSRGRIVRELTGKDLTTSAVITAASASEAA; this is encoded by the coding sequence GTGGCCCACGAAAAACTGATCGAGTTCAAGTCGATTACGAAGGAGTTCGGCGGCACCCGCGCTCTCTCCGACGTGACACTCGATGTCGGCAAGGGCGAGATCCTGGCGCTGCTCGGCGAGAACGGCGCCGGTAAGTCGACGCTGATCAAGACGCTTGCCGGGATCTACCGGCCTGATGGCGGCCAGATACTGTTTTGTGGCGAGCCCTATCACCATCACCCGCCACGTCCCAACCAGCGCCAGCCCGTGGCCTTCATCCATCAGGATCTCGGCCTGATCGAATGGATGACGGTCGGCGAGAACGTCGGCCTCGCCCAAGGGTTTTCACTGCGCTCCGGCCTCATCGATTGGCGCGCCACCGAGGAGCGGGCACGTGAAGCGCTGAAGCTGGTCGGTTGCGACTTCGATCCGACGACGCGCGTCCAGGATCTGACCCGGACCGAAAAATCACTGGTCGCCATTGCCCGCGCGCTAGCCACCGAGGCCGATGTGCTGGTGCTCGACGAACCGACCGCCAGCCTCCCGGCCGACGAGGTCGAGCGTCTGTTCGACGCGATACGCCCGCTCAAGCAGCGCGGCGTCGGCATGATCTATGTCTCACACCGGCTTGATGAAATCTTCCGCATCGCCGACAGGGTAGCGGTCCTGCGTGACGGCAGGCTGATCGGGCAGAAGCAGGTCGCCGACACCAGGCCGGAAGAACTGGTCGAGATGATCGTCGGCCGTCCGGTAAGCCAGGTTTTCTCCAAGGTAGAGACCGAGGCCGGTGAGACCATCTGTGCCGTCCGCGACCTGGTTTGCGTCGGCGCCGGCCCGGTGTCATTCGAGGTGCGCAAGGGCGAGCTGCTTGGCCTGGTCGGGCTGCGCGGGGCCGGGCAGGAACTGGTCGGTCGTGCTTTGTTCGGCTGCCAGCCATTTGCCGGCACGGTGACCATCCGCGGCGCCACGCCGGATCTGTCGAGCCCGATCGCCGCGATGGCGTCCGGCGTCGGGCTAATCGCGCGCGACCGCACTGAGGAATCGATCGCAGCCTCGCTGTCGATCCGAGAAAACAGCTTTCTTAATCCAGGCGCCGGGATGCGTGGCCTGTTCTCGTTCTTGGCGCCCCACAAAGAGGCAGCCCTTGCGCAAGCCATCGGCGCCTCGGTGGGCTTGCGCCCCAATGATCCGAACCTGCCGATCGAGGCATTGTCCGGTGGCAATCAGCAGAAAGTTGTGGTTGGGCGCTGGCTGCACACCGGCCGTACCTTGCTGATCGCCGAGGACCCGACAGCCGGCGTCGATGTCGGCGCCAAGGCCGAGATCTACCGGCTGATCGGGCACGCGCTCGAAGCCGGCCTGGCGGTCGTCGTCGTGTCGACCGACTTCGAGGAGATCGCTCATATCTGCCATCGTGCCCTAGTGTTTTCGCGCGGCCGCATCGTGCGCGAACTGACTGGAAAAGACCTCACCACGTCCGCCGTGATCACTGCGGCATCGGCTTCCGAAGCCGCCTGA